The following proteins are encoded in a genomic region of Mycolicibacterium confluentis:
- a CDS encoding DUF3237 domain-containing protein — protein MHCTPPELTPLADIALSISAVHLDTAPLGTRLTYVIASGRCDGPALSGEFLAGGGDWVLLGTDGVSRLDVRATLRTDDGALVHVTNIGRVRMDPAAVDRFRTGELIHHDQMYGRSSPLFETGDERYSWLNGTYTVAVNEVSLTEVNYRVFAVR, from the coding sequence ATGCACTGCACACCACCTGAACTGACACCGCTGGCCGACATCGCACTGTCGATCTCGGCCGTCCACCTTGACACCGCACCGCTGGGAACCAGGCTCACCTACGTGATCGCCAGCGGCCGGTGCGACGGGCCCGCACTCTCGGGTGAGTTCCTGGCCGGCGGCGGCGACTGGGTGCTGCTGGGCACCGACGGCGTCTCCCGACTCGACGTGCGCGCGACGCTGCGCACCGACGACGGTGCGCTCGTCCACGTCACCAACATCGGCCGCGTCCGCATGGACCCCGCGGCCGTCGACCGATTCCGCACCGGCGAACTGATCCACCACGACCAGATGTACGGCCGTTCGAGCCCCCTGTTCGAGACCGGCGACGAGCGCTACTCCTGGCTCAACGGCACCTACACCGTGGCGGTCAACGAGGTGTCGCTGACCGAGGTGAACT
- a CDS encoding maleylpyruvate isomerase family mycothiol-dependent enzyme, translated as MDTQAVTAIALIHQFADTLETLGTPQLHGPTPCSEWTVQDLAAHVATGLFTAAEAFHRARFGSLSPPSEVADSIPADALSDRIRLGAGHLRDALERGPRTWPDIGLRFGRYPFAAALQCLIIEYGVHCNDLTRATTDPAAPLPRAAVDALFGFGAQYLLLQADPFEAPEAAPVAFTLRAPSTSMTVAWDGARWREGEHPDIPVCTIAGSDDDIARLMLRRLDTDELDLDDPHALARGFTAAIRPL; from the coding sequence ATGGACACTCAGGCCGTCACCGCGATCGCGCTGATCCACCAGTTCGCCGACACCCTCGAGACCCTGGGTACACCTCAACTCCACGGCCCCACCCCCTGCTCGGAGTGGACCGTGCAGGACCTGGCCGCCCACGTCGCGACCGGCCTGTTCACGGCCGCCGAAGCGTTCCACCGGGCCCGGTTCGGCTCCCTCAGCCCACCCTCGGAGGTCGCCGATTCGATCCCCGCCGACGCACTGTCGGACCGGATCCGGTTGGGCGCCGGCCACCTTCGTGACGCTCTGGAGCGCGGACCGCGAACCTGGCCCGACATCGGCCTGCGATTCGGCCGCTACCCCTTCGCGGCGGCACTGCAGTGTCTGATCATCGAGTACGGCGTGCACTGCAATGACCTGACCAGGGCCACCACCGACCCCGCCGCGCCACTGCCCCGCGCCGCCGTCGACGCACTGTTCGGGTTCGGTGCGCAGTACCTGCTGCTGCAGGCCGACCCCTTTGAAGCCCCAGAGGCCGCGCCCGTGGCGTTCACGCTGCGCGCGCCGTCGACCTCGATGACCGTCGCGTGGGACGGCGCACGCTGGCGCGAGGGCGAGCACCCGGATATCCCTGTCTGCACGATCGCCGGTTCCGACGACGACATCGCCCGATTGATGCTGCGCCGCCTGGACACCGACGAACTCGACCTCGACGACCCCCACGCGCTGGCGCGCGGGTTCACCGCCGCGATCCGTCCACTGTAG